In the genome of Colletes latitarsis isolate SP2378_abdomen chromosome 9, iyColLati1, whole genome shotgun sequence, one region contains:
- the LOC143345514 gene encoding serine protease inhibitor dipetalogastin isoform X1 codes for MCVPVFRLFTAGISNQQVSREINVAAIDREGVRGRRRHTDANKSRVFSDFVTGACPRICPPSGEPVCGSDGVIYASQCEMRKKMCGKGVTVATEKTACLRSSGSKCEHRCSGDQDPVCGTDGRTYLNKCMLRVEVCRVGIELSHLGPCNNISAHRENCPVSCEFAPLDGPICGSDGNVYKSTCQMKLLTCGQGVVRTNKKHCQTTRHCRESCWRGAKPACGSDGILYSNTCKMRAKNCGKHVFEVPMSFCVSRERTSGSQLNACPLDCKHEPDTVICGSDGNIYRNECEMQMLNCGQARRKVTVVDFEKCRPRLTKCMKQQQRCGNDVDPVCGSDANAYPNQCHLNVAVCLKGIQLAHVGECTTLKETEHCPEDCSEVPEEPVCGSDGNVYRSLCHLRRETCGQRVVQVPAQHCRTTALCNQICSGERQFVCGSDNKLYRNECEMKRDNCGKHVYVVPMKRCVQGFLFRGCQKICPPYYDPVCGTDGMTYSNECFLEIENCRSRSLVTKKYHGVCGQPTEEPKNYLY; via the exons TGATGCTAATAAGTCTCGTGTTTTTTCAGATTTCGTAACCGGCGCCTGTCCCCGAATATGCCCGCCGAGCGGAGAACCGGTGTGCGGTAGCGACGGAGTGATCTACGCGTCGCAGTGCGAAATGCGGAAGAAGATGTGTGGAAAGG GCGTGACCGTGGCTACGGAGAAGACCGCCTGCCTGAGGTCATCCGGTAGCAAGTGCGAGCATCGTTGCTCCGGCGATCAGGATCCGGTATGCGGCACCGACGGTCGCACGTACCTCAACAAGTGCATGCTGAGGGTCGAGGTATGCAGAGTCGGCATCGAGCTGTCGCACCTGGGACCCTGCAACAACATATCCGCGCACAGGGAGAACTGCCCCGTGTCCTGCGAGTTCGCGCCCCTCGACGGACCCATCTGCGGAAGCGACGGGAACGTCTACAAGTCCACGTGCCAAATGAAACTTCTCACCTGCGG GCAAGGCGTCGTGCGTACGAACAAAAAGCACTGCCAGACCACCAGACACTGTCGAGAATCTTGTTGGCGTGGTGCCAAGCCAGCGTGTGGCAGCGACGGGATCCTCTACTCGAACACCTGCAAAATGCGGGCGAAGAATTGCGG CAAGCACGTATTCGAGGTGCCGATGTCGTTCTGCGTGTCCCGCGAGCGGACGTCGGGCAGCCAGCTGAACGCCTGCCCGCTAGACTGCAAACACGAGCCGGACACGGTCATCTGCGGATCGGACGGGAACATCTACAGGAACGAGTGCGAGATGCAGATGCTCAACTGCGG GCAAGCAAGACGAAAGGTGACGGTGGTGGACTTCGAGAAGTGTCGACCGCGCTTGACCAAATGCATGAAGCAACAGCAGAGGTGCGGGAACGACGTGGATCCAGTTTGCGGCAGCGACGCGAACGCGTACCCGAATCAGTGCCACCTGAACGTGGCTGTGTGCCT AAAGGGCATCCAATTGGCTCACGTCGGCGAGTGCACGACCTTGAAGGAGACCGAACACTGCCCCGAAGATTGCAGCGAGGTGCCCGAGGAACCAGTTTGTGGAAGCGACGGGAACGTTTACCG GTCCCTTTGCCATCTGCGGCGCGAGACGTGCGGTCAGAGGGTGGTTCAAGTTCCAGCGCAACATTGTCGTACCACCGCGCTCTGCAACCAGATCTGCAGCGGGGAGCGCCAGTTTGTTTGCGGTTCCGACAACAAGCTCTATCGCAACGAGTGCGAGATGAAGAGGGACAATTGCGG GAAGCACGTGTACGTGGTACCGATGAAGAGATGCGTCCAAGGCTTCCTGTTCCGTGGCTGCCAGAAGATCTGCCCGCCCTATTACGACCCTGTCTGCGGCACTGACGGCATGACCTACAGCAACGAGTGCTTCCTGGAGATCGAGAACTGTCGCAGTCGAAGCCTAGTTACGAAGAAGTACCACGGCGTGTGCGGCCAACCGACGGAGGAGCCTAAGAATTACTTGTACTAA
- the LOC143345514 gene encoding serine protease inhibitor dipetalogastin isoform X2 has product MQRHVSLVVGIVLLCCLQDFVTGACPRICPPSGEPVCGSDGVIYASQCEMRKKMCGKGVTVATEKTACLRSSGSKCEHRCSGDQDPVCGTDGRTYLNKCMLRVEVCRVGIELSHLGPCNNISAHRENCPVSCEFAPLDGPICGSDGNVYKSTCQMKLLTCGQGVVRTNKKHCQTTRHCRESCWRGAKPACGSDGILYSNTCKMRAKNCGKHVFEVPMSFCVSRERTSGSQLNACPLDCKHEPDTVICGSDGNIYRNECEMQMLNCGQARRKVTVVDFEKCRPRLTKCMKQQQRCGNDVDPVCGSDANAYPNQCHLNVAVCLKGIQLAHVGECTTLKETEHCPEDCSEVPEEPVCGSDGNVYRSLCHLRRETCGQRVVQVPAQHCRTTALCNQICSGERQFVCGSDNKLYRNECEMKRDNCGKHVYVVPMKRCVQGFLFRGCQKICPPYYDPVCGTDGMTYSNECFLEIENCRSRSLVTKKYHGVCGQPTEEPKNYLY; this is encoded by the exons ATTTCGTAACCGGCGCCTGTCCCCGAATATGCCCGCCGAGCGGAGAACCGGTGTGCGGTAGCGACGGAGTGATCTACGCGTCGCAGTGCGAAATGCGGAAGAAGATGTGTGGAAAGG GCGTGACCGTGGCTACGGAGAAGACCGCCTGCCTGAGGTCATCCGGTAGCAAGTGCGAGCATCGTTGCTCCGGCGATCAGGATCCGGTATGCGGCACCGACGGTCGCACGTACCTCAACAAGTGCATGCTGAGGGTCGAGGTATGCAGAGTCGGCATCGAGCTGTCGCACCTGGGACCCTGCAACAACATATCCGCGCACAGGGAGAACTGCCCCGTGTCCTGCGAGTTCGCGCCCCTCGACGGACCCATCTGCGGAAGCGACGGGAACGTCTACAAGTCCACGTGCCAAATGAAACTTCTCACCTGCGG GCAAGGCGTCGTGCGTACGAACAAAAAGCACTGCCAGACCACCAGACACTGTCGAGAATCTTGTTGGCGTGGTGCCAAGCCAGCGTGTGGCAGCGACGGGATCCTCTACTCGAACACCTGCAAAATGCGGGCGAAGAATTGCGG CAAGCACGTATTCGAGGTGCCGATGTCGTTCTGCGTGTCCCGCGAGCGGACGTCGGGCAGCCAGCTGAACGCCTGCCCGCTAGACTGCAAACACGAGCCGGACACGGTCATCTGCGGATCGGACGGGAACATCTACAGGAACGAGTGCGAGATGCAGATGCTCAACTGCGG GCAAGCAAGACGAAAGGTGACGGTGGTGGACTTCGAGAAGTGTCGACCGCGCTTGACCAAATGCATGAAGCAACAGCAGAGGTGCGGGAACGACGTGGATCCAGTTTGCGGCAGCGACGCGAACGCGTACCCGAATCAGTGCCACCTGAACGTGGCTGTGTGCCT AAAGGGCATCCAATTGGCTCACGTCGGCGAGTGCACGACCTTGAAGGAGACCGAACACTGCCCCGAAGATTGCAGCGAGGTGCCCGAGGAACCAGTTTGTGGAAGCGACGGGAACGTTTACCG GTCCCTTTGCCATCTGCGGCGCGAGACGTGCGGTCAGAGGGTGGTTCAAGTTCCAGCGCAACATTGTCGTACCACCGCGCTCTGCAACCAGATCTGCAGCGGGGAGCGCCAGTTTGTTTGCGGTTCCGACAACAAGCTCTATCGCAACGAGTGCGAGATGAAGAGGGACAATTGCGG GAAGCACGTGTACGTGGTACCGATGAAGAGATGCGTCCAAGGCTTCCTGTTCCGTGGCTGCCAGAAGATCTGCCCGCCCTATTACGACCCTGTCTGCGGCACTGACGGCATGACCTACAGCAACGAGTGCTTCCTGGAGATCGAGAACTGTCGCAGTCGAAGCCTAGTTACGAAGAAGTACCACGGCGTGTGCGGCCAACCGACGGAGGAGCCTAAGAATTACTTGTACTAA